A stretch of Electrophorus electricus isolate fEleEle1 chromosome 3, fEleEle1.pri, whole genome shotgun sequence DNA encodes these proteins:
- the dr1 gene encoding protein Dr1: protein MASSSGNDDDLTIPRAAINKMIKETLPNVRVANDARELVVNCCTEFIHLISSEANEICNKSEKKTISPEHVINALESLGFGSYIAEVKDVLQECKTVALKRRKASSRLENLGIPEEELLRQQQELFAKARQQQAELAQQEWLQMQQAAQQAQLAAAAASAGSAHQAGSAQEEEEEDDM from the exons ATGGCGTCCTCGTCTGGGAACGACGACGACCTCACCATCCCGAGGGCGGCGATCAACAAGATGATCAAAGAGACGCTGCCCAACGTGCGCGTGGCCAACGACGCCAGGGAGCTCGTGGTCAACTGTTGCACGGAGTTCATCCACCTCATCTCGTCGGAGGCAAACGAAATATGCAACAAGTCGGAAAAGAAGACCATCTCCCCAGAGCATGTGATAAACG CACTGGAAAGCCTCGGCTTTGGGTCGTATATAGCAGAAGTGAAGGACGTTTTGCAGGAATGTAAAACGGTTGCGCTGAAACGGAGAAAGGCAAGCTCACGCCTGGAAAACCTCGGCATCCCTGAGGAAGAACTCCTCCGTCAGCAGCAAGAGCTCTTCGCCAAG GCCCGACAGCAGCAGGCGGAGCTCGCGCAGCAGGAGTGGCTGCAGATGCAGCAGGCAGCCCAGCAGGCACAATTGGCAGCGGCTGCAGCGTCTGCCGGCTCCGCCCACCAGGCCGGCTCtgcccaggaggaggaggaagaggacgacaTGTGA